CCCGTTATCAATCGACGGGTCAAATCTGGCAAAGCCGATTGCGGCTGATATTCGCTCCCATGGTTCAAGGCTCTCATCGTTTGAAATCCGGTCCAGCTGATTATTGCATTCCGCCACCAGGTCTTCCATGGATTTATAATCATCATTTTCCAGGATTACAACAAATTCATCACCATCTGCTATCATGAGTTTTTCAAGATATTCAGCAATATCCTGAATACGTTCTTCACATTGTTTGTGATAAATACTATTCTGACTGGCATAGGTAATAATCGTACTAAGAGCTATGGTGATCATTGTGAAGATCACAAAGATTATTGCAAATTTAAACAGTAAACTGTCAGTTTTTTTTCTCATACAGACCGGCTCTTAAATCAAATTACATTACACAATAAACTTATTCCATGTATGCCTTTTTCGTAATACCCTAAAAAAGGGCGTACTATAGCAAAAAAGGCTCCATTTAATTGTAAAAAACAGGGAATATACAAACAATGTATATTCCCTAAAGAGTTTATTAACTTTTACTTATAGTCTACATGTATGCCATACCCTTTGGAGCGAATTTGACTATTTTTTACTTTTTTCATTTTCGATTTCCCCTTTTAAACTTTTTTCTTAATAATTCCCCAAATAGCTATTATACAGTAAAAACAGCTGTAAGAAAATAATTATGACTAATTGAGTTTCCAAGATTTTTCAAATTTGTTCAAGCATTGAATGACATATAAGCGAGTGCTAGAATTTAAGAGTATTACGGTACTGGCAACCGAACGGACTTAAATCAGATATAAAAAGAGTTTATAGAGGAGGCGATTATGAAAAAGTTATTTTCAGAAATTCCATATATTAAGGGAGACCGTCTTACTCTCAAAAAAATAACCCGGGAAGATGCTCCCGCCCTTGGCAGAATGGTTGCATCTGAAGCTGTTTACAGATATGAACCCACTTTTTTATTTGAAAAAAAATACCCTGATATAAATTATGTGATTGATCACCTCTATACTGAATGCTTTGAAGAATCAATCATTCTTGGTATTTTTCAGGAGGATGAATTTTGTGGTTTGGCAGAATTCTATGGCTATAAGGATAATATTCACAAGGTCAGTATCGGAGTAAGACTTATGGAGGAATATTGGGGTCAGGGTATCGGTGCGGAAACCGTGAAAATGATGGTTGAATATCTTAATAATGAAACAGATATTGAGATTATTGCCGCAAGTGTTCTTCCGGCAAATAAGGGTTCTGATAATATCGTGAGGAAGCTCGGATTTTCTCTCGTGGTTCAGGATTCTGATGAGGACTGGGGCTATGGAGGTATGACGCCCACAGACAAGTGGATAATTTAATTTATACTTGCATGTTAACGTATAACAATGTATAATTTTTCTTCGCAAGAAACGACAGTTCATTTGTACCTTCCTGTCGATAAACAAAACCGGGACTACATGGAATAATTCTGTATTTTATGTAGCTCTGCGTATTTGCAGGGCTTTTATTTTTTCGAAAATTTCTATGTAATTCCCATTTTCCGTCGGAGTTTTAATTTATGAATAAGGTAATAATTGATTGTGATCCGGGAATAGATGATTCCCTGGCAATTATGCTCTCTCTTAACAGTCCGGAGATTGAAGTTATCGGAATCACAATTGTTGCGGGTAATTCTCCCGTCGAATTGGGTTTTAAAAATGCAAAACGTATTCTTAATTTTCTTGGAAGGCTTGATATACCGGTATTTGCAGGTGCTGATAGACCACGAAAAAGAGACTATGTAAATGCTCTTGATACCCACGGCGCAGATGGTCTTGGGGAGAGTTTCTTACCTGAGATTGAAGGGCAGGAAATTCCCGAAAAAACTGCAGTTCAGTTCATGAAAGAGGCTCTTATGACAGAGGATATTTCTGTGATAGCACTCGGCCCTCTGACAAATCTGGCTGCCCTTATTGATGAAGCACCCGAAGCGTTCATGTCCATAAAAAGACTTGTATCGATGGGTGGAAACTTTAGAAGTCACGGCAACTGCTCTCCTGTTGCGGAGTACAATTACTGGGAGGACCCCGACAGTGCAAGGCTTGTTTTCCAAACTCTCTATGAAAATCATGGAAAGATTGAAATGGTCGGACTGGATGTGACAAGAGAGATTGTTCTTACCCCTGAAATTCTGGATGAGATCAAAAAGGTTAATCCTTCAACAGGAGATTTCATTGAGAAAATTACGAACTTTTATTTTAAGTTTCATTGGGAGTGGGAGCATATCCGCGGATGTGTAATAAATGATCCCCTTGCCGTTGCTCAGTTCCTTGATCCTGATATTCTCTCAGGATTCGAAGCTTTTACGGATGTAGAAACCGGTGGTATAAGTATGGGGCAGACGGTTGTGGATTCTATGGGCTTTTACCGAAAGGACAGCAATTCTGTTATATACACGAGTGTTGATAAGCCCAAATTCTGGGAAATGTTTTTGACAAGAGTACTGAATATTGAACCGGACGTTTACAAAAATAGTTTTGGTAATTTGATTCTGAGGTGACATTAGGAATCGCAAGAGACGAAATTAAAAAAGAGTTAGGAGAATTATTATGAAAATCAATGCTAAAAAAATAACTTTAGTCGCTTTTGCGGTGGCCATTAATATTGTTGGAAGTAAGATTTCTTTGCTTCTGAGTCTTCCGATCTTCCTTGACAGTATCGGAACAATGCTTGCAGGAATAGCACTTGGACCTGTTGCAGGTGGACTTACCGCTCTTGTAGGCGGCCTGATAAACGGTGTTCTTGGCGATGTATACGCAATTTATTTTTCACTTAGCGGTGTGCTTATGGGCGTGATCGCAGGTCTTCTTTTCTATAATAAGAAGCTTTCAATGCCCTCCATATTATGGAAATGTCTTATTGTAACACTTCCTGCTTCTGCTCTTTCAGCATGCATAGAGACTTTCCTGTTTGGAGGAATCACATCCGCAGCATTTACAACTTTTGTTGTTCAGGCACTTTCACAGACAGCACTTAAGCTTTTTGGAGGAGCTTTCGTAACTCAGGCTGTAACAGACTATATTGATAAGCTGATTGCTATCATTCTTGTAGCTGTTTGTATGAATCGTATGCCTTATGAGCTTACTCATTTTGAGGATGCTTCACCGAAAGTAAATTCAGATAAAATTGTTAATAACTGATAGTTTAGAATTTATAGAAGAAATAATTAAAGCCTTCGTACCGATTGATATCAATTGAAAAATCGGTATGAGGGCTTTTGTTTACCATATAAAGTTGCTTTTTAACTGTTCTCCGTTATCAATAAGAAGGTCTTGCCCCGTCATACTTCTGTTGACGTTTGTGAGGAAATATGAAAAATCAGCAATCTCCTCTGCCGCTGCCCATCTGTGAAGAAGTGTCTCATTAAGGCACTGCTCCATGAGCTCCGGGCTATCGATTATATGCGCATTGAGTGGTGTGTAAACACCGCCTGCTGAGATACTGTTTGAGGTTGCACCGTATTTTGCAAGGCGGAGCGCAGTATTTTTCATGTAGGTCACTACACCGCCTTTACTTGCTGCATACTCAGGGAACTCAGCCCCGTTGGAAGCACTTGAAGATGCCATGAACAGCACCGAGTGTATTTTGTCCTGAAATGCATACTTCTCAGTAACTGCTATAGTGGCATTTAAATTGGTTGCGATAACATTCGGGCCATCCTGAATTCCTGCGTTGTTAATAAGAACCTCTATTCCTTCTATTTCAGGGAGTTTTCCTGTAATATCCACAAGCATGTGCTTATATAACGGTGCATTAAAGTCGCTCTCCGATATGTCAAAGCCTATGACCTCATGTCCCATATCTACATATTTTTTTGCAAGTGCAAGACCGATTCCACGGCTTGTTCCGGTAATAAGTGTTTTCATTTTTGCTATTCTCAAATCAAACCTGTTTATCTTCGTGTGCAAATTTCTTGATGTTTTTATAAGCATTAACATTCAAGACACACATTATAACCACCATTGACAGCATGCATGTAAAAATGAGCATCTCATTTTCGCTTCCGCTGCATACCATGACAACGGAATCATAAATTCCGTGAATCAGAATGGCTGTGAGCAGACCTTTGCGTCTCATTTTTGCGGAACCGGTAACATCGCCCATGTTCTCAAGGCTCTTTGCCTGCCCATAATAATATCCCATATATATTCCAAATATACAGTGCCCCGGAAATGCTGCTCTCAGGTATGCAGTGCTGGCATCTGACCCGATCAGGTAAAGAAGATTCTCTACCACTTCAAATCCTATAGCGACTGTAGTTGAATAGACTACTCCGTCAAATCGGAAATTAAATGCCGGATGACGCCATGTAAGCTTTTTCAATACAGCGTACTTACAGATTTCTTCTGTGAAAGCTGCGACAAAAAATGCATCCAGAATACTGTGCAGTATTGTTCCTTCCGAGGACACAACATTTACTGCGATTTCAAATACCGATTCTATTATCATTGCCGCAATCGGTAAAAGCAGTGCTCCAAGCAAAAACAGCTTCACAAGCAGAGAGACCGGCTCGGGCTCTATCCTGTCAAGCCTGTAGATGAGAAATATCAGGACGATTCCCTGGATACAGGAAATTCCCATTGCAAAGACCATGCTTCCCGCACCCATGGTAAAGGAAGTAAGGAGAAGTCCCAATGTCAAAAGAACAATCATTACCATTGGAAGCTTTTTTACGTAAAATGTTTCCTTCTGTACAATTGATTCTCCGGGAACCATTGTTCCGCAATTACCGCAAAATTTCTGCCCCGGTTTTATTTCTTTACCGCAATTGGAACAAATCATGATCAATACCTCCTCTTTTATTTAAAGCATTCCGGTATTTCTTTTACACCACGAGACATGCACAAGGCGGATGAAGCACCTGTATATGAAAGCGGATTGCCATCAATATCAGTTACTTTGCATCCGGCTTCAGTGGCTATGAGTGCTGCAGCAGCATAGTCCCAGATCTGGAGCTTCATCTCAAAATACAGACCGCATCTGCCTATTGCGACACAACACAGATCCCACGCTGCCGTTCCGGATCTCCTCAGATCAACGCACAAAGGAAGGAGTTTTTTTGCAATATCAAAAGACCTGTCTCTGTATTCTGTGTAGTAAGGCGCAGTCCCAAAACAGGCAAGCTGATTAGACAGCGGAGCTTCTGATGACATTATCCTTTCACCGTTCATGTAAGCTCCCTGCCCTTCAACTGCAGAAAAAAGCATATCATCATAAGGGTTATAAACAACCCCCATATAGGGTTTACCCTCTTTAAGAAGTCCCACGGATATAACGGAGGGTCTGTATTCATAAATAAAATTTGATGTTCCGTCTATCGGATCTATGACAAAACAGTATCCGTTTGCCATTTTGGATGAAAATACATCCTGTCCGTCTTCTTCTCCAAGAAATTTTGCTTCAGGAAGAGCCTTACCAAGTCTTTCCATGAGGAATCTTTGAACCTTCTCGTCTGTTTCGGTTACAAAGTTGGCATGTCCCGATTTTTCCATTATCTTAGGACGCTTCGCACTAAGTAAAAGCTCTCCTGCTTCTTTGGTTATTGCAATTATTGAATCAATAGTTATAGTCACTGTTTTTACCTCTTATAATGAAATTCCCGTAAATTCATTATAGAGTCAAGTCTTTTTATATACAATCAACAGATTCAAAAAAATATCATTGTAAATAATATGTTTTATAACTCTTCAATTATTATTAAATTCCAGGCAGGAACTACGATTTTTTCACCCGTACCTACAGCTTTATTTGAAAAAAGCTCTGTGCCGGCATTTTTAATAACCGCAGTAATCTCTTCGTCAGAAAAATTCAAGTAATATGTAAGTTCCTTGCCACTTTGATTTATCCCCTTCCTTATAATAAGAGGGAAAATTGCGGTACAATCTAATTCCATGCCTGCCAGTGAAGCTGTGTTATATATAAGATCACATAAAAGGTCATGAGTATGTGTCCGCCTCCGTCCACATACTTCTCAATCTCGCTGATAGTATCATTACTTGCACTATACATCGCAGGGATAATAACAAGCTTATAATCAGTCAGCTTCTCAATTTGCTGTGGCCAGATGAAGGATTTTATGGACTACTAGTGCGAATGATGTTATTTTTCAAAATGAATGATTTCCTTTGCAAGCCCTTGTTCATCAAGATGATCGGGAGCAAACGGAATGGCACAAATATGCCAGCCTGTCATTCGGTAGCCGGTACGCCATCCAAGGTCATATTCACTGTCTGCTTCGGCATCGGCATAAATGATAAACGCAGTTTTATCTATAGATTCCATATCCTGTATGATCGAGCATTTTTCATAATCGCTACTGTCTATGAAATTCTTTACCAGCGGGCATTCTTCAAAAAGATCATTATAATATAGAAGGTCATTTCCGCTATCACCGGTTCCCATATATAACTTATACGGTACATGCTCGGAGCAATTAATTGTGTCATCCTTATCAAAGTAGAAAATTTGAACATCGGGATCCGGGCCTTCGCCTTCATATGTGCTTGGGACATCGTCACCATTAATAGCAATTTCAAGACTTCCTTTTTCTCCGGGTTTTGCTTTGACAACTTCCCATCTGCTAAGGAAATGTCCGGTTCCTTCATAATATCCCAGGCAAAGATATACATATCCGTTATGGTATTCAAACTGCTTGATTACGCCATAGCCATGGTCCGAATTACCGATCATTCCAAGCTCAGTAATTTCTCCGGATTCATCAACCGAACATAAGATGTATTCCTCATTTGCGTTGTGCAATACAGTGATCAGTGTTTCTCCGGCGAATCCTGCATAATCATAATAAATATTTTCGCCACCTATTCTTGCGCACTCTTTGCCGTTTTTATATAACACTGTAAGAATGACGCCTCCGCCACTATCGTCCACGGCGAGTATTTTGCCACTTTCAGAAACGCCTCGGGGTAATCCTGAACAGAAATAGGATTTCTCTTTCGTTACCGGATCATAGAGGTTTGTACAGCTGGCATCAAACATGTCAGGAACTGTTTCTCCGATATAAAAACCCTCAGGGCAGGCATACAACTCTCCTGTCCCCGCAACAGTACCGATTTCTTCATAATCACAGGTATTAACGTCATAAGATATAATAGGACAGTTCATTGTATAAAACTCAGTGTTAAGAAATTCTCCGAAGGTTGCTCCTTTCTCCATTGATTCAGGCACAATATTCCTGAAATACACCTTATCCCTGATTTTTACAAAGTAGCCTCCGTTGTTGTATACCTGCCCTTCTGCAAAAGCACCGGCAAAATCGAAAGCAGATGATGAAGGCGTGGTCTCTTCTGTCTCTTCAGCTGAACTGTCAGAAATATTTTCATTTGAACTGTCAGAGAGTTCCTCAGAAATATCTTCATTTGAACTATCGGAGATTCCCTCTGATACTTCCTCGTCTTTATTTTCTTCGGACGCGTCAGAATTTATGTTATCTTCTGCTTCTCCGATATCTGTGCTCTCTTTGACGGCTTCCTGTTCGGTTTTAGAGTCACTTTCAACTGACTGAGTTTGAACACAGCCTGCTAAAAGCAATACGTTCATAAGAAAGATAAAAATTGTCCCAAATGATTTTTTCATCATAATTCTTTATATGCTCCATTTATGAAGACGAATCGATAATCCCCAGTACCTGTCTGTAATATTCGTTACGTGTTTCTTCAGTCGCATTGAATATTTCATGTCTTGAACTTTCAAAAGTAATAATCTTCGCGTGGGGGACTTTCTTAGCAAATTTCCTATAGCCATCGGAATCAATCAGATGGTCCTGTCCCGCCGTGAATACAGTTATTGGCAGCGAGAGATTTGAAGTGTTTTTGAAAATCCTATTATAAACTTTATAGCTTGCCAGTGCCCAGCCAATGGATGCACCATAGGTATGGTAATGCTCGTCTTTTAAACGTTTTTCAAACATATAGTCATAACGGGCCCTGGATGCGGCACTGCTTGTCTCAAACACGGGGATTCCATCAAAGTGCTTTTGACCGGGGGCCATTGATTTGTACTTTCTAAATAAAAATGCATAGATACTTATCGCGATAATCGCAAATTTTGAAGGAACCGACTTCATCTTAAGCATAGGAGAGCTTAGGATAGCCCTGTCGAAATAACCCGGATATTTCTCAAGGAAAAGAGTACCTACGGCACCTCCCATAGAGTGGGCAATAAGAATTCTTTTCTTTTCAGAAGTAGCAGGCATTACCACCTTATCCATAAAAGTATGGAAATCCTCCACATATGTATTGTAATCATCTATATAGACTACATCCGGATCCTTTGCCTTACCTTCAGAGTAGCCGTGTCCGCGCTGCTCCATGAAGAAAAAGCCAAATCCTGCCTGATACAGATACCAGGTGTACTCATGATATTTTCCGAAGAATTCACAAAAGCCATGAACTAAAACAACAATCCTGGTTGCGTTTTCAGGTAAGGCAAAGTAGTAATTGAGAGTGGTATTGTCAAAAGACTTGAATTTGCCCTGTTTTACATGGGCTTTTCGAAAATCGTGGTTTTCAGTTTTCATTATTTGGATGAAATTGTCTTCACCTAAGAAATTAACCTTGTTCATAGATTTCCCTTGCCTTATCCGGATAGTTGGTGATTACAGCATTTACGCCCATATCCCGGCATTTGATCATATCTGCCGCTCTGTTTACTGTCCATACATTTACGTCAAGTTCAAACATATTGCAGTCATCCATAAAATCAGGGTACTGCAGGTTATAGAATGCGGGATGCAGTGCATCTGCTCCGTTTTCTGCAGCGTAACCGGGCATGTTGAGATGACCGTCTGCGTATAAGAAACCGACCTTTGCCTCCGGGCGTAAATCCTTAATCTTCATAATCGAGTAATGGTTGAAAGAAGAATAGATGACTCTGTCCGAAAAGCCTTTTTTCTCTGTAAGTTCAACAATCTTATTCTCAATATCAGGATAGAATATCTCTCCGGTCTTGAGTTCGATATTTATGGTTAGGCCTGTCGGATCAAGTAAATCAAATACTTCCTCCATGGTAGGGATTTTTACACCTTCGTAAGCCTGATTACCATTGCAAAAATCAAATTTAAGCAGCTCTTCATAGGTATAATCCTTGATGAAACCTGCACCGTTTCCGGTTCTGTTTATGGTCTCATCATGGCAGACCACAATCACATTATCTTTTGTAAGCTGAATGTCAAGCTCAACTCCATCAGCCTTCATATCTGCAGCCATTTTTAATGCAGGAAGTGTGTTTTCAGGCGCATAACCACTGGCTCCGCGGTGGGCCCAAATCAATGGATAGCTCATAATTTAACCTTCTTTCTTCAATATTTTTTATTTGAATTTCTAATATCCCAAAGTTTATCATAAGCAAAGCCTGTGACCTTTTTACAGATTTGCTTCTCTTCTTCTGTAGCTATGGATGAATCCTCACCTTTTCTTCGGGCTATTTCCTTCTGAATTACTGTAAATTCTTTACCGGTAATAGGGAAAATTATTGCTACAACAAATAAAAATGTTATCAATATTGCAGGACAGATAATGAAAATCAGGGATATACCATGCTGGGTTTCCAACGCCTGGCGCCCGCCACTATTGGCGATTACTTCATCGTAACCTGCTGCAGATAACAGAATTCCGATAACGGATGCAGATACACCTGCGGAGATTTTTCTTATAAAGGTGGCCATACCTGAGACAATCCCGGGTCTTCTGATAGAGGTAATGAGCTCGTCAACTTCAGCCATATCAGCCATTATTGCAAAGATACCGGTGAGAGTTGCAGCATTACCCAAGCCTATAAGCGCTGTCAAAATCAGTATAAAAACAATATTTGCCCCTTCGTAGGAAAAAGCCAGAAGTCCCAGAGTGCCAAGAAGTCTTATGGGTGCGCCGATAAGTATTATTGTTCTCTTGGATGTTTTACTCATCACAGGTCCAAAGATAAGCATACCGACAAGCTGCGATATCAGAAGAACCGCCATGAGATAGGTAAAGTAACCATTTCCATAGCCGTTTAGAACATCGTCCACATAATAAACAGCCATACCGGAAACAAAGTCCATTCCACACTGCCCAAAGAGATAAAGGCCAAGGAAAAGCCTGAAGGATCTACTCTTTAATACACTTACGGATTGAGGGAAGCTTTCTGCAAGAGTTGTGTTAATTGGTTCCTTTTTCTTTTCCCAGGTTCCAAAGAAAGTAATAAGCGATGTACACAGGAAAAGAATGCTGAAAATTAGCGCACATTTCATATATAATGCCTTGTTCAGCGTATCTGTTATTATGAAAGTGGGTATGAGGCCGCATACCATGGAACCAAGGGTTGACATGATCATGCGGCAGTTGGAGAATTTTGCACGCATTGCATAGTCATCCATCATGTCAGGAAGCAGCCCGTAATAAGGAACAAAAAGTATGGTAAAGCCCGTTGAAAACAGGCAATACATAAACAGATAAAAGATATAAAGAACCACAGGTGATGTGCTTGGAATGCTCACCCATAATAGAAGAAAAGTTATCGCCGAAGCAAATGCACCTATAAGAATATAAAACCTCTTAGGCCCGAATTTTGATGTGGTTCTGTCAGTAATATTGCCCATTATGGGATCGGTTACAGCATCCCACACCTTTCCCACAAGAGGAATCGTACCTGCAAGAGCAGCAGGCATGCCAAGAGCCTTGGTCATAAATACCGCAAAAAACGTGTTGATGATAACAAAAGCACCCCCATTGTAAAACTCTGCCATGCCGAACATCATTCTGTGGAGAACATTATAATTGGGTTTCCTTCCGTAAAATTCCATAAGTTTTCCCTAAACCTTTCCCTGTTTGCTATTGTTATCCTTCATTTATCATATCATTATTTTGGTGCAAAAATATGCGATTTATAGTATTTTTATAAATGCGAAGATAACACCCTAAAGGGCATAGAAAAAGCCGCCTTTAAACTACATTGCAGTCCAAGGCAGCTTCAACGTATCATGAATTCTTAATATCTATATACTCCGGAAACAAAATGATTTTTTCCGTCAACGTTTATTCCGCACATAGTCTTGAACAGCCATTCACAAACAGCTCCTTTTGAATAATGATTTAGTGAACCAAGGCCTGCGCCCTGAGTGTTAAATGGTCCTGACCAGTTTTCCCAGACAAATGCGGATTACCTGTACCTTTTCTGCCCTTTTGTCAGCACATTCACATTTTACAAAATAATCTTTTCAAGTACTCTTTGCAAAATCTGAGCCGCCGCAAACATAACTAAAATACCAATTACACTCATTCCCCAGAATTCGGCTACGCTATACTTAAAACTCTTCCAGCATTTTGCTATCCTGAGGAGTCCAATTATATAGAATGCCAGAAACGGTATCGTGATAAGCGCAAACACCTGATATGAAAACAGGAAAAATATAAACATTCCTGTCATGGTTCCTGCCCATAGCTTAAACAGAGAATCCTTTGGATGTTTATCTGTTACTTCAAGTGTTTTTTGCGATATCTCATCCACATCCATGTATATTTTTTTGAAATTGATGGTAAAGCGCCCTTCGTACTCCTTAAGAGCCTGCGCTTCATAGTCAAGATTTTCACCCCAATTACCCATATCAGTCCTCTCAAAATGTTAATGTTGTTACGGATTGTGCATCTCCTGTTTTCTATTTATGCCTATGTTCAATTATACATAGAAAAAGAGCAGTGTTCTTTTCACATAAGAATAATCACTGCTCAAATAGTGCTATATTTATTTATCGAAATACTTTACCACTTCATCAAGGCTGGTAAGAACCGCCTCTGTAAGCTTCTTCATCTCCTCGTTGGCAGGAAGAAGATCCGGTACCATGATAGGACGAAGTCCTCCGGCATTTGCTGCTCTTATTCCATTGTAGGAGTCCTCGATAGCATAAGCATTTTCAGGCTTTATGCCAATCTTCTCGCAGGCAAGGAGAAAAATCTCCGGATGTGGCTTACTGTGAGTGACCATGTCTCCGGTAATTATTTCATCAAAATAATCGATAAGACCTGCATCCTTAAGCTCATTAACTACGGTCTGCTTTCTGGTTGATGACGCAAGAGCAATTTTCTTACCCTGATATTTAAGATAGTCAAGAATTACATGCACTCCGCTCTTTATTGGAAGCTTACCACCATCATATTTTTCGTGAAACATTACGGATGCTTCCTTGGCAAAGGCATCATAATGAAAATCCTCGCCATAAGCTTCCATCATTATTTCCCGTGTTCTCTGATTAGTTGTCCCGGTGCAGGCAAGAAAGTTCTTTTCAAGATTCTCAATGTAATACTTCTTTGCAAGTTCCAGCCAGCAATACATGGTTGCCCTCTCGGAATCGAAAATAACTCCGTCCATATCAAAAACTACCGCATCAAATTTTTTCATGTTTCCTCCTTATCGCTCCATATATGAGCCTTGAGTACCGCTCAGGATTATAAATCAGCAACCACTTTTTTATGGCTAGTATTATAATGGTCGGTATCATTTTCTGATCACTTGCACTATATGATCTGAGTACCCCATCAGATCTGCTCGTTCTGCTGTTGCAATAAGATAATTAATCCACTCCGAATAAGATTCCTCAGACATAGAATTAACATATTTGCTTATTATCTGTGATATTCCATCCTGCGCAAATCTGCATACTTTACTGGCGCCATTTTCTTTGCATACTGCTTCTATCAATTCATCAATAAACATATATCCTCCCGTTATTTACAAGATAGATATTTATCACAAAAAACTTAAGATATTCCACTGATGGTACTAATCGCCTCATTCAAAATAGCTTCTTCATCTGCTCCAATGATGTCAAGTCCGGTTGCTTTGATCAGTTCTACAGTTTTTATTCCGTAGAAATTCTGAGCAAGGGTTTCTATATAGCCAAATCCATAGTCCGTCGGAACATAGTTTCCCCCTGCTGTCATGACATAATAAAGCTTGTTTGCCATGCAAAGGCCCTTTGGAAATCCCTCCGGTGTATACTCAAAAGTAATTCCGAGGACGTTTATAGCTTCAATATACTGTTTTAGCATAGCCGGAAAAGACAAATCCCAGTAGGGAGCCGCTATCACGATGGTATCTGCCTCTGCAAATTGCCTGGCCAAAGCAAACATGTCATCATCAAAAGCACCTTGAGAAATAAGGTTATCTCTCTTCTGCAAATAAGTTTCATCCGTCACACTAAAGGAAATCTCTTTAAGAGCGACACGAAAAACCTCTTCATTAAGCTTTTTCAAGAGAGCTTGTGCAAGCCTCTTTGTCCTTGAATTTTCTCTAACACAAGCATCAATAAATAAAATCATATTATTTAGTATTCTCCCTCACACCCTGATCACTTCTTTACTACAGGAATCCAAATTGCGCTGTGATAATCCGGAGAACTTGGATCTCCGTCTCCGTACCACTCAATGTTCGCACGACCCGGAAATTCAAAATCAGGATTTCCCGGCATCCACTCCTTAAAAATCTTCGTGTTCACATCCTGAAGTGCTTTAGGACACGGTCCATAACAG
Above is a genomic segment from Butyrivibrio sp. AE3004 containing:
- a CDS encoding diguanylate cyclase domain-containing protein, which translates into the protein MRKKTDSLLFKFAIIFVIFTMITIALSTIITYASQNSIYHKQCEERIQDIAEYLEKLMIADGDEFVVILENDDYKSMEDLVAECNNQLDRISNDESLEPWERISAAIGFARFDPSIDNGYENVFKRADKAMYVRKRQMKAIRID
- a CDS encoding GNAT family N-acetyltransferase, producing the protein MKKLFSEIPYIKGDRLTLKKITREDAPALGRMVASEAVYRYEPTFLFEKKYPDINYVIDHLYTECFEESIILGIFQEDEFCGLAEFYGYKDNIHKVSIGVRLMEEYWGQGIGAETVKMMVEYLNNETDIEIIAASVLPANKGSDNIVRKLGFSLVVQDSDEDWGYGGMTPTDKWII
- a CDS encoding nucleoside hydrolase, with translation MNKVIIDCDPGIDDSLAIMLSLNSPEIEVIGITIVAGNSPVELGFKNAKRILNFLGRLDIPVFAGADRPRKRDYVNALDTHGADGLGESFLPEIEGQEIPEKTAVQFMKEALMTEDISVIALGPLTNLAALIDEAPEAFMSIKRLVSMGGNFRSHGNCSPVAEYNYWEDPDSARLVFQTLYENHGKIEMVGLDVTREIVLTPEILDEIKKVNPSTGDFIEKITNFYFKFHWEWEHIRGCVINDPLAVAQFLDPDILSGFEAFTDVETGGISMGQTVVDSMGFYRKDSNSVIYTSVDKPKFWEMFLTRVLNIEPDVYKNSFGNLILR
- a CDS encoding ECF transporter S component, yielding MKINAKKITLVAFAVAINIVGSKISLLLSLPIFLDSIGTMLAGIALGPVAGGLTALVGGLINGVLGDVYAIYFSLSGVLMGVIAGLLFYNKKLSMPSILWKCLIVTLPASALSACIETFLFGGITSAAFTTFVVQALSQTALKLFGGAFVTQAVTDYIDKLIAIILVAVCMNRMPYELTHFEDASPKVNSDKIVNN
- a CDS encoding SDR family NAD(P)-dependent oxidoreductase, with the translated sequence MKTLITGTSRGIGLALAKKYVDMGHEVIGFDISESDFNAPLYKHMLVDITGKLPEIEGIEVLINNAGIQDGPNVIATNLNATIAVTEKYAFQDKIHSVLFMASSSASNGAEFPEYAASKGGVVTYMKNTALRLAKYGATSNSISAGGVYTPLNAHIIDSPELMEQCLNETLLHRWAAAEEIADFSYFLTNVNRSMTGQDLLIDNGEQLKSNFIW
- a CDS encoding PrsW family glutamic-type intramembrane protease yields the protein MICSNCGKEIKPGQKFCGNCGTMVPGESIVQKETFYVKKLPMVMIVLLTLGLLLTSFTMGAGSMVFAMGISCIQGIVLIFLIYRLDRIEPEPVSLLVKLFLLGALLLPIAAMIIESVFEIAVNVVSSEGTILHSILDAFFVAAFTEEICKYAVLKKLTWRHPAFNFRFDGVVYSTTVAIGFEVVENLLYLIGSDASTAYLRAAFPGHCIFGIYMGYYYGQAKSLENMGDVTGSAKMRRKGLLTAILIHGIYDSVVMVCSGSENEMLIFTCMLSMVVIMCVLNVNAYKNIKKFAHEDKQV
- a CDS encoding inositol monophosphatase family protein, which produces MTITIDSIIAITKEAGELLLSAKRPKIMEKSGHANFVTETDEKVQRFLMERLGKALPEAKFLGEEDGQDVFSSKMANGYCFVIDPIDGTSNFIYEYRPSVISVGLLKEGKPYMGVVYNPYDDMLFSAVEGQGAYMNGERIMSSEAPLSNQLACFGTAPYYTEYRDRSFDIAKKLLPLCVDLRRSGTAAWDLCCVAIGRCGLYFEMKLQIWDYAAAALIATEAGCKVTDIDGNPLSYTGASSALCMSRGVKEIPECFK
- a CDS encoding beta-galactosidase trimerization domain-containing protein, with translation MKSFIWPQQIEKLTDYKLVIIPAMYSASNDTISEIEKYVDGGGHILMTFYVILYITQLHWQAWN
- a CDS encoding alpha/beta fold hydrolase; the encoded protein is MKTENHDFRKAHVKQGKFKSFDNTTLNYYFALPENATRIVVLVHGFCEFFGKYHEYTWYLYQAGFGFFFMEQRGHGYSEGKAKDPDVVYIDDYNTYVEDFHTFMDKVVMPATSEKKRILIAHSMGGAVGTLFLEKYPGYFDRAILSSPMLKMKSVPSKFAIIAISIYAFLFRKYKSMAPGQKHFDGIPVFETSSAASRARYDYMFEKRLKDEHYHTYGASIGWALASYKVYNRIFKNTSNLSLPITVFTAGQDHLIDSDGYRKFAKKVPHAKIITFESSRHEIFNATEETRNEYYRQVLGIIDSSS